The following proteins are encoded in a genomic region of Streptomyces sp. NBC_01723:
- a CDS encoding SDR family NAD(P)-dependent oxidoreductase: protein MNDVKPFALVTGASSGIGLELARQLAERGHDLIVNAEDEARLERAAGRIREAGTVVHTVPADLRFPERTEALYAAVTATGRPLDVAVLNAGVGRGGAFVDTDLADDLEIVDLNVRSTVHLAKLVLRDMAARDGGRVLVTSSIASTMPGSYQAVYNASKSFLQSFTQALRNEFEGTGVTLTSLMPGPTETDFFHRAGMDDTPVGRQDKDDPAQVARQGLDALFAGKDKLTTGSARTKAQGLANKVLPDRLKAEAHRRMAEPDSGEGT from the coding sequence ATGAACGACGTCAAGCCTTTCGCCCTGGTCACGGGCGCCTCCAGCGGTATCGGCCTCGAACTGGCGAGGCAGCTCGCCGAGCGGGGACACGACCTGATCGTCAACGCCGAGGACGAGGCCCGACTCGAGCGGGCGGCGGGGCGCATCCGGGAGGCGGGGACCGTCGTCCACACCGTCCCCGCCGATCTGCGGTTCCCCGAACGGACCGAGGCGCTCTACGCCGCGGTCACCGCGACCGGCCGCCCGCTCGACGTCGCCGTGCTCAACGCGGGTGTCGGGCGGGGCGGCGCCTTCGTCGACACCGACCTCGCGGACGATCTTGAGATCGTGGACCTCAACGTCCGGTCCACGGTCCACCTGGCGAAACTCGTCCTCCGTGACATGGCCGCCCGCGACGGCGGACGGGTGCTCGTCACCTCCTCCATCGCGTCGACGATGCCGGGCTCCTACCAGGCGGTGTACAACGCGTCGAAGTCGTTCCTCCAGTCCTTCACCCAGGCCCTGCGGAACGAGTTCGAGGGCACCGGCGTCACACTGACGTCGCTGATGCCCGGCCCCACCGAGACCGACTTCTTCCACCGCGCCGGCATGGACGACACCCCGGTCGGCCGGCAGGACAAGGACGACCCGGCGCAGGTGGCGCGGCAGGGGCTGGACGCGCTCTTCGCCGGCAAGGACAAGCTCACCACGGGATCCGCCAGGACCAAGGCACAGGGACTGGCGAACAAGGTGCTGCCCGACCGGCTCAAGGCCGAGGCCCACCGCAGGATGGCCGAACCCGACTCGGGCGAAGGGACCTGA